A stretch of DNA from Microbacterium sp. LWS13-1.2:
TGGCATCCATCAACTTCGTCACCGCGCATGACGGCTTCACCCTGCGTGATCTCGTCTCGTACAACGAGAAGCACAACGAGGCCAACGGGGAGGAGAACCGCGACGGCGCCGACGACAACCGCTCGTGGAACTGCGGCGTCGAAGGGCCCACGGACGATCCGGACGTGCTGGCGCTGCGCGCCCGCCAGCAGCGGAACTTCATCGCCACGCTGATGCTGTCGCAGGGCGTGCCGATGCTGCTGCACGGGGACGAGCTCGGCCGCACTCAGGGCGGGAACAACAACGGCTACGCGCAGGACAACGAGATCACCTGGGTGGACTGGTGCGCGCCCGACCAGCCGCTCCTCGAGTTCACGGCGGCTCTGGCGCGGCTGCGCCGCGAGCACCCGACGTTCCGTCGCCGTCGCTTCTTCGATGGGCGCCCGGTGCGTCGCGAAGAGGGGGCGCCGATCCCCGACATCGTGTGGGCACGTCCTGACGGTTCGCAGATGCAGCCCGAGGACTGGGGTTCGGGGTTCGGTCGTGCTGTCGCGGTGTTCCTCAACGGCGGCGGCATCCGCGAGCGCGATCGCCGGGGCGAAGCGATCTCGGACCGCCACTTCATCGTGCTGTTCAATGCCGGAGACGACTCCGTCGACTTCCTGATCCCGGCCGTCGAGTTCAGCCCGGAGTGGGACGTGATCGTCGACACCGCGGGGGTTCACGCCAACACCGAGCCGATCGAGCCCGGGTCGACACTGGCGGTTCCCGCCCGGTCGCTGATGGTGCTGCGAGAGCACGAGCTGCCCGAGCCGGAGGTCGACCACTCCGTGGCGGCGTCGCTCGCGGCCGCGAATCCGGTCGGACCCGACGAGGTGCGCTCAGCCGCCCCGCGCGCAGAGCTCCAGCACTGAGAGGATCTGAAGAGCCATGCCGACGTCGCGACCAGCGTCCACGTATCGTCTGCAGATCCGTCCATCGTTCACGCTCGATGACGCCGTCGCGCTCCGCGAGTACCTGAGCGATCTCGGCGTCGACTGGGTGTACTTCTCGCCCCTCCTCACCGCTTCCCAGGGATCCGACCACGGCTACGACGTCGTCGATCCGACGTCCGTCGATCCGTCTCGCGGCGGCAGGGCGGCGCTCGAGCGCGCGGCCCACGCCTTCCACGAGGCCGGCCGGGGCATCCTGGTCGACATCGTCCCGAACCACGTCGGCGTCGCGCGCCCCGATGAGAACCCGTGGTGGTGGGATCTGTTGACACACGGTCGCCGGTCGCGCTGGGCTGCGGCCTTCGACATCGACTGGGACTTCGGCGGCGGAAAGGTGCGGCTGCCGGTCCTCGGCGAAGACGCCGCGCAGGCTGCGGCAGCCGGCACGCTCCGCGTCGAGGACGGCGAGCTCCGCTACTACGACCACCGGTTCCCGCTCGCGCCGGGCAGCACGCGATCCGACCCTGAGGACGTACTGGCCGTGCACGCGCGGCAGCACTACGAGCTCATGTCGTGGCGCCGAGAAGCCTTCGACCTCAACTACCGCCGGTTCTTCGGCGTCTCGAGCCTCGCAGCGATCCGTGTCGAGGACCCGGAGGTGTTCGAGGCGAGCCACGGCGAGATCGGCAGCTGGTTCGCCGACGGCCTGGTCGACGGCCTGCGGGTGGATCATCCCGATGGTCTGCGTGCTCCGGTGGAGTACCTGGAGCACCTCGACGCGCTCACCGGCGGCGCCTACGTCCTCGTGGAGAAGATCCTCGAGCACGGCGAGACATTGCCGCAGTTCTTCGCCGCCGACGGCACGACGGGCTACGAGGCGCTCGCGGCCATCGACCGCGTGCTCGTGGATCCCCGCGGCGAAGCGCACCTGGACGCCCTCGACGCACGGTTGCGCGAGCATTCGCGCCTGCCCGCCGCGCAGCCGTGGCCCGAGGTGATCGCGGCCACGAAGCGGGCGATCGGCGAGGGGATCCTGCGCTCCGAGGTGCGTCGGCTCGCCCGTGACCTCGGAGCGCCCGACGACGCCGCGACCGAGGACGCGCTCGTCGAGCTCCTCGCACGCTTCCCGGTGTACCGGTCGTATCTGCCGGCCGGCCGCGAGCACCTGGACGCGGCGGCCGCCGCCGCCCGCGCGCACCGCCCCGACCTGGCTGCGACGCTCGACGCCGTGCTCCCGGCGCTCGCCGACCCCCGGCATCCCGCCGCGCTGCGCTTCCAGCAGACCAGCGGCATGGTGATGGCGAAGGGGGTCGAGGACACGGCGTTCTACCGCGCGACGCGTCTCGGGACGCTCACCGAGGTCGGCGCGGATCCCTCCGTGTTCGCGCTGTCGGTCGGCGAATTCCACGCCGCCCAGGCGGCTCGGCACGCCGCCTGGCCGCACTCGATGACGACCCTCTCGACGCACGACACCAAGCGGGGCGAAGACGTGCGCGCGCGGCTCGCCGTGCTCTCCGAGATCCCCGAGCGGTGGGGCGAGGTGCTGGAGGGACTGGCGGATGCCGCCTCCACCGGCCACGGACCCTTCGACGCGCTGCTGTGGCAGGCCATCGTGGGTGCCTGGCCGGCATCCCGTGAGCGCCTGCACGCGTATGCCGAGAAGGCGGCGCGCGAGGCCGGCGAGGCCACCTCGTGGCTGGAGCCGGACGCGGGGTTCGAGCGCCGCCTCCACGCGGCGGTCGATGCGGCATTCGACGACCCCGCGGTGGCGGCGCGCCTGGAGTCCTTCGTCTCCGAGATCGAGGGCGCCGGCTGGTCGAACGCGCTGTCGGCGAAGCTGCTGCAGCTCACCGGTCCGGGTGTCCCCGACGTCTATCAGGGCAGCGAGCTGTGGGAGCAGAGCCTCGTCGACCCCGACAACCGCAGGGCCGTCGACTTCGACGAACGCCGCCGGCTGCTGTCGCGCATCGACGCGGGTGAGCAGCCGATCGTCGATCGGAGCGGTGCGGCGAAGCTGCTCGTCACCTCTCGCGCCCTGCGGCTGCGTCGCGACCGCCCCGACCTGTTCACGCGCTACACGCCCATGACGGTGGTCGGCTCCGCCGCCGAGCACGCGATCGCGGCCGACCGCGGCGGCGCGGTGGCGGTGGCGACGCGCCGCCCGGTCGGACTGGCGCGCCGCGGTGAGGCGACCGGATCCACGTGGGGCGACACGGTCCTGCTGCGGCACGCCGGACCCACCACCGACGTGCTCACCGGGCGGTCGTTCACCGGCCACATCGCGTTGGCGGAACTGCTCGACGTCTATCCCGTCGCGCTGCTGATCACGGCGGAGCCGTCATGATGCCCGAAGTCTGGGCTCCGCGGGCGACGACGGTGGCGCTCCGCGCGCCCGGGCGGGGTGCCGACACGCCGATGACTCACGTCGGCGGGGGCTGGTGGCGCGCCGGCGTCGAGCTGGAGCACGGCGACGAGTACGGCTTCGTCCTGGACGACGCGACGGTGGCACGGCCCGATCCGCGATCACGGCGCCAGCCTCGCGGCGTGCACGAGCTGAGCGCCGTCTTCGAGCCCGGCATCCACGAATGGAACGACGGCTCGTGGACCGGGCGGCAGCTCGCCGGGGGAGTGGTCTACGAGCTGCACATCGGCACCTTCACGCCCGAGGGGACATTGGATGCCGCCGCCCGGCGGCTCGGGCACCTCGTCGAGCTCGGCATCGACTTCGTCGAGCTGCTGCCGGTCAACGGCTTCAACGGCGTGCACAACTGGGGCTACGACGGCGTGCTCTGGTACGCGGTGCACGAGCCGTACGGAGGTCCGGCCGCCTATCAGCGCTTCGTCGACGCGTGCCATGCGGCCGGGCTCGGCGTGATCCAGGACGTCGTCAACAACCACCTCGGCCCGAGCGGCAACTATCTGCCCGAGTTCGGACCGTACCTGCGCGACGCGGAGTCGAACACCTGGGGGTCCTCCGTCGACCTCGACGAAGCCGAGGTCCGGCGCTACATCGTCGAGAACGCGCTGATGTGGCTGCGCGACCACCACGTCGACGGCCTGCGGCTCGACGCCGTGCACGCCCTGAAGGACGACGGCCCCGTCCACATCCTGCAGGAGCTCGCGGAATCGGTCGACGCGCTGAGCGCTCACCTCGGTCGGCCGCTCACGCTGATCGCGGAGTCCGACCTGAACGACGCCCGGCTGATCTCGGCGCGCGAGGCCGGCGGATACGGGCTCACGGCGCAGTGGAACGACGACTACCATCACGCGCTGCATGTCGCCCTGACAGGAGAGACCACCGGCTACTACGCGGACTTCGCCTCCCTGGAGGCGCTGGCGAAAGCAGCCACGCGGGGCTTCTTCCACGACGGCACGTGGTCGTCCTTCCGCGGTAGCGCGCACGGTCACCCCATCGACGCGTGCATCCCCGCCTGGCGGCTGGTGACGTTCTCGCAGGACCACGATCAGATCGGCAACCGGGCGGCCGGCGACCGCCTCTCCCAGACGCTCGACGAAGGCGGTCTCGCGATCGCCGCGGTCCTCACGGTGCTCGCACCGTTCACGCCGATGCTGTTCATGGGCGAGGAATGGGCGGCCTCCACGCCCTGGCAGTTCTTCACCTCGCACCCCGAACCCGAGCTGGGCGCGGCCACCGCCCGCGGCCGCAAAGCGGAGTTCGCCCGCATGGGATGGGACGAGTCCCTCGTGCCGGATCCGCAGGATCCCGAGACCTTCCGGCGCTCCACCCTGCGCTGGGAGGAGAAGGATGCCGGCACCCACGCGCGTGTGCTTGCGCTGTACCGGGAGCTCCTCGCGCTGCGACGGGCGCGCCCTGAACTCACCGACCCCGACTTCCGCCACATCGCGGCCACGGCCGACGACGGCGCGCGCTGGTTCCGGCTCGAGCGCGGCAGCACAGAGATCGTCGTGAACTTCTCGACCGAGCTCCTGCGCCTGCCGGTGAGCGGCGCGCGGCGGATACTGCTGTCGACCGATCCGGCAGCGTCGGCCGCGGAGAAGACGCTCGCGCTGCCGCCGCGCTCAGCGCTGGTCGTCGCGACCGGGACGGACTGAGGTCAGCGGACGCCGAGCCACGAACGGTCCGAGAGCACGATCGGGCCGTCCTCGGTGATCGCGACGGTGTGCTCGGAGTGGGCGCCCCGCGACCCGTCGGCCGAGCGCAGCGTCCACCCGTCCGGGTCGGTGATGAGCTCGTCGGTCGTCTGCAGGAACCACGGCTCGAGGGCGAGCACGAGCCCGGCCCGCAGCGGGTAGCCGCGCCCGGCCTTGCCGTCGTTGGCGACGTGCGGGTCGCCATGCATCTCACGACCCACGCCGTGCCCGCCGAAGTCCGTGTTGATGGAGTAGCCGTCGCCGTGGGCGACGGCGGCGATGGCCGCGGAGATGTCGCCGATGCGGTTGCCCACCGTCGCCGCCGCGATTGCGGCATCCAGCGCCCGCTCCGTCGTGTCGATCAGCGCGAGATCCTCGTCACGCGGTGTGCCCACGACGAACGAGACGGCGGAATCGGCCACCCAGCCGTCGATCGACACGGCGAAGTCGAGCGACACCAGATCGCCGTCGCGCAGTGTGTAGTCGAAGGGCAGTCCGTGCAGCACCGCGTCGTTGACCGAGGTGCAGATGACCTTGCCGAAGGGGCGGGCGCCGAACGACGGGTGGTAGTCGATGTAGCACGACTCGGCGCCGGCCCGGCGGATCAGCTCGTGGGCTCGGCGGTCGATCGCCAGGAGGTTCGTGCCCACCTTGGTCTCGTCGCGCAGCGTCGCGAGCGTCTCGGCGACGAATCGCCCGGCGGGCTTCATCGCCTCGATCTCGGCAGGGGTGCGCAACTCGATCATGTGGAGCTTCCTCTCAGTCCTCCTCCATTCTGTCGGACTCGGCACCACCGGGCTGGGAGGATGCCCCGTGGCACGCGGAACCGCGCCGTCACCCGCATCGGCGGCGTACCATCAGAGGCATGTGGCTGCGTCGCGTGTTCTTCGGCTGGCTCATTCCGGCGGCCTTCCTGCTGCCGCTGTGGCTCTTCGTCGGGTGGGCCGTCTTCAATGCGGGCGGCTGGGCGTTCCTCTGGGTGCTGTTCCTCGCGATCCCCGGCGTGTTCGTCTGGCAGCTGATCCTCACGCTGCTGGTGCGGGCGCGCGGTACGGTCCGCGCCCATCGCGCCGTCTCGTGGTGGGACGTTCTCGGGTTCACCGTCTGGCACGGGCTCGTGATCTCGCTCGGCTTCTTCGCCGAGGCATGGTGGGCTCCGGTGATGGTCGTGACGATCCTGGCCGGTGTCGGGTTGTTCTGGCTCGAGCTGTGGCAGCTGTGGAGCGAGGCCCGGCCGTCGCGATTCGTCCTGCGCACAGCCGACGGCGTCGCCTACATTCCGGCGCCGGCCGACGAAGGGTACGTCGCCGAGCGCGACGTCATCATCATCTCCGAGAAGCAGACGCCGCCCGCGAGCTGACGCGTTTTGGCCGGGTGCGGCATCCATGGCAGAATGGTTGTTTGTGCCCTGACCGGTTCTGCCTCAGGGGAATCAGCTGAACGGCGTCACGCCGGAGGCCTGCGGCACACCGAGTCCTTCACCTTACTTCCCGCGGTCGACCTGTGGCGGCCGCAGAGAGAGACGATCATGCAGATCCTCGACGCCGTCGATGCGGCTTCACTCCGCTCCGACATCCCCGCCTTCAACGCCGGCGACACCGTGAAGGTGCACGTCAACATCACCGAGGGCAACCGCTCGCGTATCCAGGTCTTCCAGGGCGTCGTCATCGGCCGCTCGGGCGACGGCGTGCGCGAGACCTTCACGGTCCGCAAGATCAGCTTCCAGGTCGGCGTCGAGCGCACCTTCCCGGTGCACTCCCCGGTCATCGACCACATCGAGGTCGTGACCCGTGGTGACGTGCGCCGCGCGAAGCTCTACTACCTGCGCAACCTCCGTGGCAAGAAGGCCAAGATCAAGGAGAAGCGCGACAACTGACACCAGCTGCCTGCAGCGCTGTCTCGAGGCCCCGGACGCTTGCGTCCGGGGCCTCGTCCGTTCTCCGGACGGGCCGGAATGTGCGACCCTTGAAGGCGGGTCGCCGCGACCGTCGGCGCCCGCGAAGGAACTCCATGACGACCGAGAAGTCGGCTCCCGCCGAGCCGGCCCCCGGGGCCGAGCCCGCAGCGACCATTCAGCCGCGTCGTCGGGGCTGGCTCGTCTTCCTGCGCGATGTGATCGTGATCATCCTGATCGCCGTCCTCGTCTCGCTCATCGTGAAGACGTTCATCGTCCGATCGTTCTACATCCCCTCCGGTTCGATGGAGGACACCCTTCACGTCAAGGACCGCATCCTCGTGGACGAGATCACCCCGCGGTTCGGTGCCTACGAGCGGGGCGACATCGTCGTGTTCCAGGATCCCGGCGGCTGGCTGCCGCCGAGCACGGAGCCCGCCCGCCCGCCGATCGTCGAGGGGGTGGAGTGGGTGCTGTCGCTCGTGGGTCTCGCCGCGCCCGACAGCGACGACCACCTCGTCAAGCGCATCATCGGGCTCCCGGGTGACCACGTCGTGTGCTGCAACGCGATCGGTCAGATCACGGTCAACGACGTGCCCATCAACGAGAGCGTGTACATCAAGCTGCCGGCGGGGGAGTCGGCGGCATCCGGCGACCCCTTCGACATCGTCGTGCCCGAGGACAGTCTCTGGGTGCTGGGCGACAACCGCTACCGCTCGAAGGACTCGCGGTACAACACCGACCAGCCGGGCAAGGGCTTCGTGCCGATCGACAACCTCGTCGGCCGCGCCTTCCTCGTGACCTGGCCGTTCGACCGGTTCGGTTTCCTCGACTTCCACCACGACGTGTTCGCCGGCGTTCCCGCGCCGGAGCCGGAGGGCGGCGCGAAGTGACCGTCGCCGAGCCTCGTCTCACGCTCGAGCGGCGGCTCCTGCGGGAGCACGCGCTCGTCATCGCGTGCGACGAGGTCGGCCGCGGTGCGCTGGCCGGTCCGGTCGCCGTCGGCGCGGCGGTGGTCGACGCCCCCCGCTCCCGCAAGCGGATCCCGCAGGGGCTCCGCGACTCGAAGCTGGTCCCCGAGCCCCGGCGCGCCGACGTCGCGGCACGGGCGGCGTCGTGGGTCGCAGCGAGCGCGGTCGGCTGGGCGAGCTCGGAGGAGATCGACGAGATCGGGATCATGCGCGCACTCGGGCTCGCCGCCATCCGCGCAATCGCCGACCTGCGTGCTCACGGGGTCGTCCCCGAGGATGCGATCGTGATCCTCGACGGCAACTACGACTACATCCGCCCCGCCGGCGCATGGGGGCTGACGGTGCAGCCGGTCATCAAGGCCGATCGCGACTGCGCTTCGGCGGCGGCGGCATCCGTCATCGCCAAAGTCGCGCGCGACAGTCTCATGACCGAACTCCACGACGAGCTTCCGGCCTACAACTGGGCGCGTAACAAGGGCTACGCGAGCCCGGACCACCGCGAGGCCATCCGCACGCACGGAATCAGCCGACACCATCGCGCGTCCTGGTCGATCGCGGACGCGCCGACGCTCTTCTGAGCGTTCGCCACGCGCGGAGCGGCGTCGCGGCATCCGTTCACGCCCATAGGATGGGAGCACCATGGATGACGAGGTCTTCGAAGACTATGACCGCGAACTCGAACTCGCGCTCTACCGCGAGTATCGCGATGTCGTCTCGCAGTTCCAGTACGTGATCGAGACGGAACGGCGCTTCTACCTCGCGAACGAGGTCAACGTCGTGCGCCGCGACACCGAGCACGACTTCTACTTCGAGATCTCGATGTCGGACGTGTGGGTGTGGGACATCTACCGCGCCGACCGCTTCGTCAAGGCGGTGCGCGTGCTCACCTTCAAGGACGTCAACGTCGAAGAGCTGTCGCGCCGGGACTTCCACCTGCCCGAAGAGCTCTCGCTCGACACCTGAGCCACAGGCTCCTCCCCAGCCCCCGCGATCCCGGGACCGCACGTCGGTTCTGAACGGATGCCGCCGCCGCGCGTCCGCGCGAGGTTCGCGCGCGCGACGATGCCTGAATGGCAGACAAAGACGTGCTCGGCCGTGCGGGCGAGGACCGCGCCGCACGGTACTTCGAGACCCAGGGCTTCACGGTGCTCGCGCGCAACTGGCGAAGCCGTGAGGGCGAACTCGACCTCGTGGTGGCGGACGGCGCCGCGGTGGTCGTCGTCGAGGTCAAGACACGGCGCGGCGAGGAGTTCGGGCACCCCTTCGAGGCCATCGACGCTCGCAAGCGCGTACGGCTGTGGCGGCTCGGCGTCGCATGGGCGAGTCAGCACCGCGAGCTCGTGCAGGGGCGCCGGTTGCGCATCGACGCGATCGGGCTCACGGGCACGGAGCCCTCGACGGCTCGCCTGGAACACCTCGTCGACGTGGAGGTGCCGTGAGCGTCGCGCGCACGTGGGCCGTCGCGCTCGTCGGTGCCGAGGGCGAGTGCGTCGAGGTCGAGGCGGACCTGTCGCAGCAGACCCCGGAGTTCCGCATCATCGGCCTGCCCGACAAGGCACTGGGCGAGGCGGTGCAGCGCGTTCACAACGCGTGCGCCAACAGCGGCACGCCGCTGCCCCGGCGACGGCTGACCGTGAACCTGTCACCGGCGAGCCTGCCGAAGCAGGGATCCGGCTTCGACATCGCGATCGCAGTCGCGTCTCTCGCGACCGAGTCGTCGATGGATGCGGCCTCGGTCGCGTCGGCCGTGCACATCGGGGAACTCGGCCTCGACGGGCGCCTGCGCCCCGTCCCCGGTGTGCTGCCCGCGGTGGTCGCTGCCCGGCGGGCAGGCCATCGGCGGATCGTCGTGCCCTACGCCAACGGCGCCGAGGCGGCGCTCGTCGGTGGGATGGACGTGCTCGCCGCCGTCAACCTCGCACAGGTGGTGGCCTGGCACGGCGGTGACGTCGAGGTCGCCGACGAAGATCCCGTCGCCCTGCCGGACGACGAGCGGACACCCGAGCCCGTACTCGATCTCGCCGAGGTGATCGGTCAGCGCGATGCCGTGGATGCGCTCATCGTCGCAGCGGCCGGCGGGCACCACCTGCTGATGTGCGGACCGCCCGGTGCCGGCAAGACCATGCTCGCGCGACGGCTGCCCGGCATCCTTCCCGAACTCGACGACGGTGCGGCGCTCGCGAGTGCGTCGATCCGCAGCCTCGCGGGCTCGCGCGTGATGGAGCTGTCACGAACGCCCCCGTTCGAGGCGCCGCATCACAGCGCGAGCGTCGCAGCTCTCGTGGGCGGGGGTTCCCGCCTCATCCGGCCGGGCGCGATCGCGCGCGCCAGCGAGGGCGTGCTGTTCCTCGACGAGGCCGGCGAGTTCGCGGCGAGCGCGCTGGACGCGCTGCGGCAGCCGCTGGAGTCCGGGTCCATCACGATCCATCGCGCGGGGGCATACGCACGATACCCGGCACGCTTCCAGCTAGTCCTGGCCACGAACCCGTGCCCGTGCGGGGACTACGGGATCCGCGGCGGCACCTGCACGTGCCCACCGGCCGCGATCCGCCGCTACCTCGGCCGGCTCTCCGGGCCGCTGCTGGACCGCATGGACATCGAGCTGACCCTGACCAGGGTCTCCGTCGCCCAGCGCGGCCGCGGACCGACGATCTCGACCGCGACGGCGCGCGATCGGGTCGCGGAGGCCCGTGCGCGCGCACGTCACCGGCTGCAGGCAACGCCCTGGCGAGTGAACGCCGATGTGCCGGGGACCTGGCTCCGCGAGGGACCGGTCGCCCCGCCGCCCGTGATCCGCCGCCCGCTGGATGCCGCGCTGCACCGTGGTGCGCTGACGCTGCGCGGCTACGATCGCGTGCTGCGGGTCGCATGGTCGCTGGCCGACATCGACGGGCGAGCGCAGCTGAGTGCCGAGCATGTCGGGCGGGCGCTCTACCTGAAGAAGGGTCTGGCGCTGTGACCGCTTTCGACCTGGGCGCCGACGCCGCGGGGCGTGCGCTCGCACCGCTGGGCGTCCACCAGAGCGCCGACGCGGCCCGTGAGCGCTACGCGACCGCGGTGTGGTGCCACCTGATCGAGCCCGGCGACTCCGTGGCAGGGCGCATCGTCGCCGCTCGCGGTGCCGCGCCCGCGCTGGAGGCGGTGCTGGCCGAAGGGACGCTGGCAGAAGTCACCCCGCGGGAACTGGCCGAGGGCCGTAAGCGGTGGCTGCCGCGGCTTTCGGCGCGCGTGGTCGCGGACTCCTTCCTCACGGCCGCGGCGCGCGGCGTCCGCCTCGTGACGCGGGCCGATCCCGAGTGGCCCGCCCAGCTGGATGACCTCGAGGCGCACGCGCCGCTGTGCCTCTGGGTGCGCGGCGATGCCTCCGCCCTCCGCCGTCTCGACGCCTCCGTCGCCATCGTCGGCGCGCGCGCCGCGTCGCGCTACGGAGAACATGTCGCGATGGAGCTCGCGGCCGAGCTCGCCGGTGACGGCATCGCGGTGGTGTCGGGCGGCGCATACGGCATCGACGGGTCCGCGCATCGCGCGACACTGTCGGCGGGCGGTCTGACGGTCGCACTGCTCGCGGGCGGCGCGGACCGCTCGTATCCCGCCGGGCACGCAGGGCTGATCGACGACATCGCCCGGCACGGTGTCGTGGCGAGCGAAGTGGCGTGCGGCTCCGCTCCGACGAAGTGGCGCTTCCTCCAGCGCAATCGGCTCATCGCCGCGCTATCGGCGGCGACGGTGGTGGTGGAGGCCGGCTGGCGCAGCGGATCGCTCAACACCGCCGGCCATGCGGCGACGCTGTCGAGGCCGCTCGGCGCGGTCCCGGGCCCGATCACCTCGGCCACCTCCGCGGGCACGCACCGCCTCATCCGCGAGTACGGCGCGCAGTGCATCACCGGGGCGGATGACGTCCGTGAGCTGCTGGGACTGGCCACTGCGAACGGTGCCGGAGCGGCTCGGATGCCCGGCCACACCGGCGACGCGACGCGCGTGGTGGATGCGATGAGCACGCGCGCCTGGCGACAGCCCGGCGATATCGCGCGCCGCGCGGGGATGGCGGCCGACGCCGTCGAAGGCGTACTCGGTCTGCTGCAGCTCGACGGATCCGTGGAGGCCGGCGCGGAGGGATGGAGGTTGCGACGGGCGGGGGCGTGACGAGCGCGCGGTCGTCACGAGTGCTCAGCCGTGTCTAGCGCTACCGTGCCAGGCCAGCGCGTTGACGTGGCGTCCCTCTGTGTCCGGCGCTCCGCTCGGCTGGCGGGGGAGAGCGAACCGCGCGGTGCGTCGCAGCGCCGCGTACCCCTCGTCGAGGCGCAAGCTGGAGGCGTGGAGATCGTCGACGCAGCGGAGACGTACCTGCGCCACCTGGCGGAGGTACGTCGACTGTCGCCGGCGACGGTCCGTGCGTACCGCTCGGATCTCGCCGGGCTGGCCGTCGCGTGCGGCGACGTCGATCTCGCCGTCGTCGACCTCGAGAACCTCCGTGAGTGGCTGTGGCAGGCCGTGCAGCGGGGCGACAGCCGCGCCACCATCGCACGGCGGACGGCCGCTGTGCGCGGCTTCTTCGCCTGGGCGACCGAGACGGGCGCCGTGGCATCCGACCCCAGCCTGCGGCTGGTCGCGCCCAAGCGCGGCCGCACACTGCCGAAAGTCGCGACCGCCGATGCGCTGGCAGGGGTCCTGGAGCGGCTCGCTTCCGCGGCCGCGGAAGGCGACCCGCTGGCGCTGCGCGACCACGCGATGCTCGAGCTCCTGTACGGGGCCGCGGTGCGCGTCTCCGAGCTGTGCGGACTGGACGTCGGCGATCTCGACCCCGAACGTCGCACGGCTCGCGTGTGGGGCAAGGGCTCCAAGGAGCGCGTCGTCCCCTTCGGGCTCCCCGCGTTGCGTGCGGTCGATGCGTACCTCGTGCGGGGCCGGCCCGTGCTCGTGGCGCGTCGAGTCGACGCGCCTGAGGCAGCCGCCCTGTTCCTCGGCGCGAGAGGCGGTCGCATCGGACCTCGTGCGGTCTACGACCTGGTGTCTCGCGAGCTCGGGCCCGAACTCGGCGCTCAGGTGGGGCCCCACGCGCTGCGGCACTCGGCGGCGACGCATCTGCTCGACGGCGGCGCC
This window harbors:
- a CDS encoding DUF2469 family protein gives rise to the protein MDDEVFEDYDRELELALYREYRDVVSQFQYVIETERRFYLANEVNVVRRDTEHDFYFEISMSDVWVWDIYRADRFVKAVRVLTFKDVNVEELSRRDFHLPEELSLDT
- a CDS encoding YraN family protein encodes the protein MADKDVLGRAGEDRAARYFETQGFTVLARNWRSREGELDLVVADGAAVVVVEVKTRRGEEFGHPFEAIDARKRVRLWRLGVAWASQHRELVQGRRLRIDAIGLTGTEPSTARLEHLVDVEVP
- the treZ gene encoding malto-oligosyltrehalose trehalohydrolase encodes the protein MMPEVWAPRATTVALRAPGRGADTPMTHVGGGWWRAGVELEHGDEYGFVLDDATVARPDPRSRRQPRGVHELSAVFEPGIHEWNDGSWTGRQLAGGVVYELHIGTFTPEGTLDAAARRLGHLVELGIDFVELLPVNGFNGVHNWGYDGVLWYAVHEPYGGPAAYQRFVDACHAAGLGVIQDVVNNHLGPSGNYLPEFGPYLRDAESNTWGSSVDLDEAEVRRYIVENALMWLRDHHVDGLRLDAVHALKDDGPVHILQELAESVDALSAHLGRPLTLIAESDLNDARLISAREAGGYGLTAQWNDDYHHALHVALTGETTGYYADFASLEALAKAATRGFFHDGTWSSFRGSAHGHPIDACIPAWRLVTFSQDHDQIGNRAAGDRLSQTLDEGGLAIAAVLTVLAPFTPMLFMGEEWAASTPWQFFTSHPEPELGAATARGRKAEFARMGWDESLVPDPQDPETFRRSTLRWEEKDAGTHARVLALYRELLALRRARPELTDPDFRHIAATADDGARWFRLERGSTEIVVNFSTELLRLPVSGARRILLSTDPAASAAEKTLALPPRSALVVATGTD
- the treY gene encoding malto-oligosyltrehalose synthase; the encoded protein is MPTSRPASTYRLQIRPSFTLDDAVALREYLSDLGVDWVYFSPLLTASQGSDHGYDVVDPTSVDPSRGGRAALERAAHAFHEAGRGILVDIVPNHVGVARPDENPWWWDLLTHGRRSRWAAAFDIDWDFGGGKVRLPVLGEDAAQAAAAGTLRVEDGELRYYDHRFPLAPGSTRSDPEDVLAVHARQHYELMSWRREAFDLNYRRFFGVSSLAAIRVEDPEVFEASHGEIGSWFADGLVDGLRVDHPDGLRAPVEYLEHLDALTGGAYVLVEKILEHGETLPQFFAADGTTGYEALAAIDRVLVDPRGEAHLDALDARLREHSRLPAAQPWPEVIAATKRAIGEGILRSEVRRLARDLGAPDDAATEDALVELLARFPVYRSYLPAGREHLDAAAAAARAHRPDLAATLDAVLPALADPRHPAALRFQQTSGMVMAKGVEDTAFYRATRLGTLTEVGADPSVFALSVGEFHAAQAARHAAWPHSMTTLSTHDTKRGEDVRARLAVLSEIPERWGEVLEGLADAASTGHGPFDALLWQAIVGAWPASRERLHAYAEKAAREAGEATSWLEPDAGFERRLHAAVDAAFDDPAVAARLESFVSEIEGAGWSNALSAKLLQLTGPGVPDVYQGSELWEQSLVDPDNRRAVDFDERRRLLSRIDAGEQPIVDRSGAAKLLVTSRALRLRRDRPDLFTRYTPMTVVGSAAEHAIAADRGGAVAVATRRPVGLARRGEATGSTWGDTVLLRHAGPTTDVLTGRSFTGHIALAELLDVYPVALLITAEPS
- the lepB gene encoding signal peptidase I, which produces MTTEKSAPAEPAPGAEPAATIQPRRRGWLVFLRDVIVIILIAVLVSLIVKTFIVRSFYIPSGSMEDTLHVKDRILVDEITPRFGAYERGDIVVFQDPGGWLPPSTEPARPPIVEGVEWVLSLVGLAAPDSDDHLVKRIIGLPGDHVVCCNAIGQITVNDVPINESVYIKLPAGESAASGDPFDIVVPEDSLWVLGDNRYRSKDSRYNTDQPGKGFVPIDNLVGRAFLVTWPFDRFGFLDFHHDVFAGVPAPEPEGGAK
- the rplS gene encoding 50S ribosomal protein L19, which encodes MQILDAVDAASLRSDIPAFNAGDTVKVHVNITEGNRSRIQVFQGVVIGRSGDGVRETFTVRKISFQVGVERTFPVHSPVIDHIEVVTRGDVRRAKLYYLRNLRGKKAKIKEKRDN
- the map gene encoding type I methionyl aminopeptidase encodes the protein MIELRTPAEIEAMKPAGRFVAETLATLRDETKVGTNLLAIDRRAHELIRRAGAESCYIDYHPSFGARPFGKVICTSVNDAVLHGLPFDYTLRDGDLVSLDFAVSIDGWVADSAVSFVVGTPRDEDLALIDTTERALDAAIAAATVGNRIGDISAAIAAVAHGDGYSINTDFGGHGVGREMHGDPHVANDGKAGRGYPLRAGLVLALEPWFLQTTDELITDPDGWTLRSADGSRGAHSEHTVAITEDGPIVLSDRSWLGVR
- a CDS encoding MFS transporter permease; this encodes MWLRRVFFGWLIPAAFLLPLWLFVGWAVFNAGGWAFLWVLFLAIPGVFVWQLILTLLVRARGTVRAHRAVSWWDVLGFTVWHGLVISLGFFAEAWWAPVMVVTILAGVGLFWLELWQLWSEARPSRFVLRTADGVAYIPAPADEGYVAERDVIIISEKQTPPAS
- a CDS encoding ribonuclease HII, whose protein sequence is MTVAEPRLTLERRLLREHALVIACDEVGRGALAGPVAVGAAVVDAPRSRKRIPQGLRDSKLVPEPRRADVAARAASWVAASAVGWASSEEIDEIGIMRALGLAAIRAIADLRAHGVVPEDAIVILDGNYDYIRPAGAWGLTVQPVIKADRDCASAAAASVIAKVARDSLMTELHDELPAYNWARNKGYASPDHREAIRTHGISRHHRASWSIADAPTLF